From Zingiber officinale cultivar Zhangliang chromosome 5B, Zo_v1.1, whole genome shotgun sequence, the proteins below share one genomic window:
- the LOC121986388 gene encoding ABC transporter G family member 45-like isoform X1 translates to MEKVEGFSITCEEHEELISSLRDWRTRSGINAPKIEVRFEDLSVETEVHASRRVLPTLPNAIINTVQELLGRLKVYNTNTSHVKVLSELKGIIKPSSYFRMTLVLGSPGSGKTTFLRALSGKLDPSLKVTGKVTYNGQKMNHYLSQRMCAYVSQLDAHQAEMTVKETMEFSRKILNAGDDIEMLKEVSTVKTEASIKEETNTNTTETVFSKDEGSFIVDHILKVLGLHECANIIIGDQMRRGISGGQKKRVTIGEMLVGLAQCFFMDDISTGLDSSTTFQILKFLQQLTRALDFTMVISLLQPAQEAFELFDDIILLCEGQIAYQGPREHVLKHFEWMGFKCPDRKNAADFLQEIISKRDQSQYWTGSKSTYQYISIQKISECFRSSRIGLKLHKELQKPYNIEESDQIVKLNEMYIVRKWEIFKACFSREKLLMKRNSLVHIFKAMQIIILAFVTMTIFLQTTMKHHTVTDGYHYLGAIFGGVVMVKFNGMTELQIIMRRLPIYYKQREVLFLPGWAFLSPIIILSLLSSFIEAGLWTSLTYYVIGFAPSAIRFLQQFLAFFCVHQMSTSLFRFIAIVARTQLMANILGTATLVAVYIFGGFVISTDAIQSWLIWGCWLSPLTYSLNAIAINEFLDQRWNVKVDNGGSGEDTIGKIILRLRGMLTEWHWYWFSVAILLAFSVVFNILSIVALKYMRAPLRNRSIIHMMPTDFKKVNADAQALTAQVASQSRMSLPFQPLTIAFKNISYYVDMPKQLKQTGLKQERLQLLRQVSGVVRPGVLTALMGVTGAGKTTLLDVLAGRKTVGHVEGSIKISGYPKRQETFTRISGYCEQSDTQSPCLTVLESLWYSARLRLPSDIDKYSRRIFVDEVMELVELKKLKNAMVGLPGLNGLAAEERKRLTIAVELVSSPSIIFMDEPTTGLDAQAAAIVMRTVRKAADTGRTIVCTIHQPSIEIFEAFDELLLMKKGGQLIYSGPLGILSGNMRQYFEAIPGVPMIIDGQNPATWMLDVTSPAMEYKLGIDFGTIYHNSSFYKDNIKLVDEFSERQTNTEDIHFISKYTQSFSSQCIWCLWKQHRSYWKNPEHNVVRFIITVSISLLFGLVFFGIGSKRGTQQDILNVLGAMYGSALFLGFANASVVQPIVERERIVFYRERAAGMYSSMPYAIAQVAIEIPYILIQVLIFSAIVYPMIGFPFTVAKFFWFILFLVLSFVYFSLFGMMTVALTPNLEIAALLSFFIFVMWNIFSGFFIPRKMIPIWWRWYYWADPAAWTIYGLMVTQVGNSDDPLHIVGSFDMTVKEFLEQYLGVQESYLPLIVSLHFAIIVLFLFVFAFSIKYLNFQRR, encoded by the exons AtggaaaaagtagaaggtttttCGATTACCTGTGAAGAGCATGAAGAGCTGATCTCCAGCTTACGAGATTGGAGAACAAG GTCGGGAATCAACGCTCCGAAGATCGAAGTGCGGTTCGAGGATTTGTCAGTGGAGACTGAGGTTCATGCTTCCAGGAGAGTTCTTCCCACCCTACCCAATGCCATCATCAACACTGTTCAG GAGCTCCTGGGACGGCTTAAAGTGTACAATACAAATACAAGTCATGTCAAAGTTCTTAGTGAATTGAAAGGAATTATAAAACCATCTAG CTATTTCAGGATGACACTTGTGCTAGGATCTCCAGGATCAGGAAAGACAACATTTTTGAGAGCACTTTCTGGAAAACTAGATCCTAGTTTAAAA GTCACAGGAAAAGTAACATACAATGGACAAAAGATGAACCACTACCTCTCACAAAGAATGTGTGCATATGTTAGCCAACTTGACGCCCATCAAGCTGAGATGACAGTGAAGGAGACCATGGAGTTCTCTAGAAAAATATTAAATGCCGGAGATGATATTG AGATGCTTAAAGAAGTGAGCACAGTAAAAACAGAAGCAAGCATCAAAGAAGAGACAAATACCAATACCACG GAAACTGTGTTTTCGAAAGATGAAGGGAGTTTCATAGTTGACCACATTCTGAAG GTACTTGGCTTACATGAGTGTGCAAACATAATAATAGGTGATCAGATGAGAAGGGGAATATCTGGAGGACAAAAGAAAAGAGTCACTATTG GTGAAATGCTAGTGGGCCTAGCACAATGTTTTTTCATGGACGACATTTCAACAGGGCTTGATAGCTCCACTACCTTTCAGATTCTCAAGTTTCTGCAGCAGCTTACACGTGCTTTGGATTTCACCATGGTTATATCTTTGCTTCAGCCTGCTCAAGAAGCATTTGAGCTATTTGATGACATCATCCTTTTATGTGAGGGGCAAATTGCTTATCAAGGACCCAGAGAACATGTTCTTAAACATTTTGAATGGATGGGCTTCAAATGTCCTGATAGAAAGAACGCAGCAGATTTCCTGCAAGAG ATAATATCAAAGAGGGATCAATCACAATACTGGACAGGTAGCAAAAGCACATATCAGTACATATCTATACAAAAAATTTCAGAATGCTTCAGATCTTCTAGAATTGGCCTGAAACTCCACAAAGAGTTGCAAAAGCCATATAACATCGAGGAGAGTGATCAAATTGTCAAATTAAATGAGATGTATATTGTCCGAAAGTGGGAGATATTCAAGGCCTGCTTCTCAAGGGAAAAGCTATTAATGAAGAGGAACTCTCTGGTTCACATATTCAAGGCCATGCAAATTATAATACTGGCATTCGTTACTATGACAATTTTCCTCCAAACAACAATGAAACATCACACGGTAACTGATGGTTACCATTATCTGGGAGCCATATTTGGTGGAGTAGTGATGGTAAAATTCAATGGTATGACAGAGTTGCAAATTATTATGAGAAGACTTCCAATCTATTACAAGCAGAGGGAAGTGCTATTTCTGCCAGGATGGGCTTTCCTTTCACCTATTATAATCCTCAGCCTCCTATCCTCATTTATTGAAGCAGGTCTATGGACAAGTCTAACATACTATGTGATTGGCTTTGCACCATCAGCAATTAG ATTCTTGCAACAGTTCTTGGCATTCTTTTGTGTGCATCAGATGTCAACGTCACTTTTTCGCTTTATAGCTATTGTCGCAAGAACACAACTGATGGCTAACATACTAGGGACAGCCACTCTAGTGGCTGTCTACATTTTTGGAGGTTTCGTCATATCCACAG ATGCTATCCAATCATGGTTGATTTGGGGCTGCTGGTTATCTCCTTTGACATATAGTCTGAATGCCATAGCAATCAACGAATTTCTTGATCAAAGATGGAATGTG AAAGTTGACAATGGAGGAAGTGGCGAGGATACAATTGGAAAGATCATCCTGAGATTAAGAGGGATGTTAACAGAGTGGCACTGGTACTGGTTCTCTGTAGCAATACTGCTTGCATTTTCTGTGGTCTTCAATATTCTCAGCATTGTGGCACTTAAATATATGAGAG CTCCATTGAGAAATAGATCGATCATACATATGATGCCTACTGATTTCAAGAAGGTCAATGCAGACGCCCAAGCATTAACAGCTCAAGTGGCATCCCAAAGTAGGATGTCTCTACCATTTCAGCCTCTGACAATAGCATTCAAAAATATTAGTTATTATGTAGACATGCCTAAG CAACTGAAGCAAACTGGATTGAAGCAGGAAAGACTTCAGTTGCTACGACAAGTCTCTGGAGTCGTCAGGCCCGGAGTACTAACTGCACTAATGGGAGTGACAGGTGCTGGAAAGACTACCTTACTAGACGTTTTGGCAGGAAGAAAAACAGTAGGACACGTTGAAGGAAGCATCAAAATATCAGGATATCCAAAGAGGCAGGAGACATTTACCAGGATTTCAGGATATTGTGAGCAATCAGATACTCAGTCTCCTTGTCTAACAGTTTTAGAATCCTTATGGTACTCAGCACGACTACGCCTTCCATCAGACATAGACAAATATTCAAGACGT ATATTCGTAGATGAAGTTATGGAACTGGTTGAGCTTAAGAAACTGAAGAATGCAATGGTAGGTTTACCAGGATTAAATGGTCTTGCAGCAGAAGAGCGCAAACGTCTAACAATTGCAGTGGAATTAGTTTCAAGTCCTTCTATCATATTCATGGATGAGCCTACAACAGGTCTAGATGCACAAGCTGCAGCAATTGTGATGAGAACAGTTAGAAAGGCAGCAGACACAGGGCGTACAATCGTCTGCACAATCCATCAGCCAAGCATTGAGATATTTGAAGCTTTTGATGAG ttactTCTAATGAAAAAAGGTGGACAGCTTATTTACAGTGGACCTTTGGGCATTTTATCTGGGAATATGAGGCAATACTTTGAA GCTATTCCAGGAGTACCAATGATCATAGATGGTCAAAATCCTGCCACATGGATGTTAGATGTCACTTCTCCCGCTATGGAGTATAAGCTTGGCATAGATTTTGGAACCATCTATCATAACTCATCATTTTACAA AGACAATATTAAACTGGTTGATGAGTTTAGTGAAAGACAAACTAACACAGAAGACATTCACTTCATATCCAAATATACACAAAGTTTTTCATCTCAGTGTATATGGTGCCTGTGGAAACAGCATAGATCTTACTGGAAGAATCCAGAGCATAATGTAGTTCGTTTCATCATTACAGTCTCAATATCACTTCTATTtggcttagtcttctttggaattggttctaaaag AGGGACACAACAAGATATTCTCAACGTTCTAGGAGCAATGTATGGTTCAGCACTGTTTCTTGGGTTTGCAAATGCTAGCGTAGTACAACCTATTGTGGAAAGGGAAAGGATTGTATTTTACCGTGAAAGAGCAGCTGGGATGTATTCTTCTATGCCATATGCCATAGCTCAG GTGGCCATTGAGATTCCTTATATCCTAATTCAAGTTCTAATTTTCTCAGCCATTGTTTATCCAATGATCGGATTCCCATTTACAGTGGCAAAGTTCTTCTGGTTCATTCTGTTCTTGGTCTTAAGTTTtgtctatttttctctctttggGATGATGACAGTAGCACTGACACCAAACCTAGAAATAGCAGCCCTTCTCTCCTTTTTCATCTTTGTTATGTGGAATATCTTCTCCGGATTCTTCATTCCTCGAAAG ATGATACCTATTTGGTGGAGATGGTATTATTGGGCCGATCCTGCTGCATGGACTATTTATGGTCTAATGGTTACACAGGTGGGAAACAGTGATGATCCCTTGCATATTGTGGGCTCATTCGATATGACAGTGAAGGAATTTCTCGAGCAATATCTTGGAGTACAAGAGAGCTATCTGCCACTCATTGTGTCTCTCCACTTTGCAATAATCGtattatttctatttgtgtttgccTTCAGCATCAAGTATCTGAATTTCCAGAGAAGGTAG
- the LOC121986388 gene encoding ABC transporter G family member 45-like isoform X3, translating to MEKVEGFSITCEEHEELISSLRDWRTRSGINAPKIEVRFEDLSVETEVHASRRVLPTLPNAIINTVQELLGRLKVYNTNTSHVKVLSELKGIIKPSSYFRMTLVLGSPGSGKTTFLRALSGKLDPSLKVTGKVTYNGQKMNHYLSQRMCAYVSQLDAHQAEMTVKETMEFSRKILNAGDDIEMLKEVSTVKTEASIKEETNTNTTETVFSKDEGSFIVDHILKVLGLHECANIIIGDQMRRGISGGQKKRVTIGEMLVGLAQCFFMDDISTGLDSSTTFQILKFLQQLTRALDFTMVISLLQPAQEAFELFDDIILLCEGQIAYQGPREHVLKHFEWMGFKCPDRKNAADFLQEIISKRDQSQYWTGSKSTYQYISIQKISECFRSSRIGLKLHKELQKPYNIEESDQIVKLNEMYIVRKWEIFKACFSREKLLMKRNSLVHIFKAMQIIILAFVTMTIFLQTTMKHHTVTDGYHYLGAIFGGVVMVKFNGMTELQIIMRRLPIYYKQREVLFLPGWAFLSPIIILSLLSSFIEAGLWTSLTYYVIGFAPSAIRFLQQFLAFFCVHQMSTSLFRFIAIVARTQLMANILGTATLVAVYIFGGFVISTDAIQSWLIWGCWLSPLTYSLNAIAINEFLDQRWNVKVDNGGSGEDTIGKIILRLRGMLTEWHWYWFSVAILLAFSVVFNILSIVALKYMRAPLRNRSIIHMMPTDFKKVNADAQALTAQVASQSRMSLPFQPLTIAFKNISYYVDMPKQLKQTGLKQERLQLLRQVSGVVRPGVLTALMGVTGAGKTTLLDVLAGRKTVGHVEGSIKISGYPKRQETFTRISGYCEQSDTQSPCLTVLESLWYSARLRLPSDIDKYSRRIFVDEVMELVELKKLKNAMVGLPGLNGLAAEERKRLTIAVELVSSPSIIFMDEPTTGLDAQAAAIVMRTVRKAADTGRTIVCTIHQPSIEIFEAFDELLLMKKGGQLIYSGPLGILSGNMRQYFEAIPGVPMIIDGQNPATWMLDVTSPAMEYKLGIDFGTIYHNSSFYKDNIKLVDEFSERQTNTEDIHFISKYTQSFSSQCIWCLWKQHRSYWKNPEHNVVRFIITVSISLLFGLVFFGIGSKRGTQQDILNVLGAMYGSALFLGFANASVVQPIVERERIVFYRERAAGMYSSMPYAIAQPLFIQ from the exons AtggaaaaagtagaaggtttttCGATTACCTGTGAAGAGCATGAAGAGCTGATCTCCAGCTTACGAGATTGGAGAACAAG GTCGGGAATCAACGCTCCGAAGATCGAAGTGCGGTTCGAGGATTTGTCAGTGGAGACTGAGGTTCATGCTTCCAGGAGAGTTCTTCCCACCCTACCCAATGCCATCATCAACACTGTTCAG GAGCTCCTGGGACGGCTTAAAGTGTACAATACAAATACAAGTCATGTCAAAGTTCTTAGTGAATTGAAAGGAATTATAAAACCATCTAG CTATTTCAGGATGACACTTGTGCTAGGATCTCCAGGATCAGGAAAGACAACATTTTTGAGAGCACTTTCTGGAAAACTAGATCCTAGTTTAAAA GTCACAGGAAAAGTAACATACAATGGACAAAAGATGAACCACTACCTCTCACAAAGAATGTGTGCATATGTTAGCCAACTTGACGCCCATCAAGCTGAGATGACAGTGAAGGAGACCATGGAGTTCTCTAGAAAAATATTAAATGCCGGAGATGATATTG AGATGCTTAAAGAAGTGAGCACAGTAAAAACAGAAGCAAGCATCAAAGAAGAGACAAATACCAATACCACG GAAACTGTGTTTTCGAAAGATGAAGGGAGTTTCATAGTTGACCACATTCTGAAG GTACTTGGCTTACATGAGTGTGCAAACATAATAATAGGTGATCAGATGAGAAGGGGAATATCTGGAGGACAAAAGAAAAGAGTCACTATTG GTGAAATGCTAGTGGGCCTAGCACAATGTTTTTTCATGGACGACATTTCAACAGGGCTTGATAGCTCCACTACCTTTCAGATTCTCAAGTTTCTGCAGCAGCTTACACGTGCTTTGGATTTCACCATGGTTATATCTTTGCTTCAGCCTGCTCAAGAAGCATTTGAGCTATTTGATGACATCATCCTTTTATGTGAGGGGCAAATTGCTTATCAAGGACCCAGAGAACATGTTCTTAAACATTTTGAATGGATGGGCTTCAAATGTCCTGATAGAAAGAACGCAGCAGATTTCCTGCAAGAG ATAATATCAAAGAGGGATCAATCACAATACTGGACAGGTAGCAAAAGCACATATCAGTACATATCTATACAAAAAATTTCAGAATGCTTCAGATCTTCTAGAATTGGCCTGAAACTCCACAAAGAGTTGCAAAAGCCATATAACATCGAGGAGAGTGATCAAATTGTCAAATTAAATGAGATGTATATTGTCCGAAAGTGGGAGATATTCAAGGCCTGCTTCTCAAGGGAAAAGCTATTAATGAAGAGGAACTCTCTGGTTCACATATTCAAGGCCATGCAAATTATAATACTGGCATTCGTTACTATGACAATTTTCCTCCAAACAACAATGAAACATCACACGGTAACTGATGGTTACCATTATCTGGGAGCCATATTTGGTGGAGTAGTGATGGTAAAATTCAATGGTATGACAGAGTTGCAAATTATTATGAGAAGACTTCCAATCTATTACAAGCAGAGGGAAGTGCTATTTCTGCCAGGATGGGCTTTCCTTTCACCTATTATAATCCTCAGCCTCCTATCCTCATTTATTGAAGCAGGTCTATGGACAAGTCTAACATACTATGTGATTGGCTTTGCACCATCAGCAATTAG ATTCTTGCAACAGTTCTTGGCATTCTTTTGTGTGCATCAGATGTCAACGTCACTTTTTCGCTTTATAGCTATTGTCGCAAGAACACAACTGATGGCTAACATACTAGGGACAGCCACTCTAGTGGCTGTCTACATTTTTGGAGGTTTCGTCATATCCACAG ATGCTATCCAATCATGGTTGATTTGGGGCTGCTGGTTATCTCCTTTGACATATAGTCTGAATGCCATAGCAATCAACGAATTTCTTGATCAAAGATGGAATGTG AAAGTTGACAATGGAGGAAGTGGCGAGGATACAATTGGAAAGATCATCCTGAGATTAAGAGGGATGTTAACAGAGTGGCACTGGTACTGGTTCTCTGTAGCAATACTGCTTGCATTTTCTGTGGTCTTCAATATTCTCAGCATTGTGGCACTTAAATATATGAGAG CTCCATTGAGAAATAGATCGATCATACATATGATGCCTACTGATTTCAAGAAGGTCAATGCAGACGCCCAAGCATTAACAGCTCAAGTGGCATCCCAAAGTAGGATGTCTCTACCATTTCAGCCTCTGACAATAGCATTCAAAAATATTAGTTATTATGTAGACATGCCTAAG CAACTGAAGCAAACTGGATTGAAGCAGGAAAGACTTCAGTTGCTACGACAAGTCTCTGGAGTCGTCAGGCCCGGAGTACTAACTGCACTAATGGGAGTGACAGGTGCTGGAAAGACTACCTTACTAGACGTTTTGGCAGGAAGAAAAACAGTAGGACACGTTGAAGGAAGCATCAAAATATCAGGATATCCAAAGAGGCAGGAGACATTTACCAGGATTTCAGGATATTGTGAGCAATCAGATACTCAGTCTCCTTGTCTAACAGTTTTAGAATCCTTATGGTACTCAGCACGACTACGCCTTCCATCAGACATAGACAAATATTCAAGACGT ATATTCGTAGATGAAGTTATGGAACTGGTTGAGCTTAAGAAACTGAAGAATGCAATGGTAGGTTTACCAGGATTAAATGGTCTTGCAGCAGAAGAGCGCAAACGTCTAACAATTGCAGTGGAATTAGTTTCAAGTCCTTCTATCATATTCATGGATGAGCCTACAACAGGTCTAGATGCACAAGCTGCAGCAATTGTGATGAGAACAGTTAGAAAGGCAGCAGACACAGGGCGTACAATCGTCTGCACAATCCATCAGCCAAGCATTGAGATATTTGAAGCTTTTGATGAG ttactTCTAATGAAAAAAGGTGGACAGCTTATTTACAGTGGACCTTTGGGCATTTTATCTGGGAATATGAGGCAATACTTTGAA GCTATTCCAGGAGTACCAATGATCATAGATGGTCAAAATCCTGCCACATGGATGTTAGATGTCACTTCTCCCGCTATGGAGTATAAGCTTGGCATAGATTTTGGAACCATCTATCATAACTCATCATTTTACAA AGACAATATTAAACTGGTTGATGAGTTTAGTGAAAGACAAACTAACACAGAAGACATTCACTTCATATCCAAATATACACAAAGTTTTTCATCTCAGTGTATATGGTGCCTGTGGAAACAGCATAGATCTTACTGGAAGAATCCAGAGCATAATGTAGTTCGTTTCATCATTACAGTCTCAATATCACTTCTATTtggcttagtcttctttggaattggttctaaaag AGGGACACAACAAGATATTCTCAACGTTCTAGGAGCAATGTATGGTTCAGCACTGTTTCTTGGGTTTGCAAATGCTAGCGTAGTACAACCTATTGTGGAAAGGGAAAGGATTGTATTTTACCGTGAAAGAGCAGCTGGGATGTATTCTTCTATGCCATATGCCATAGCTCAG CCATTGTTTATCCAATGA